The genomic window TGTGGTGGCCGCCGCCGCGACCGTCGCTGTCGCCGGAGCCGTGGTCGTCCAACTGCCGGAGGCGGTGCGCCGCGGCCCGCAGTGGGCGTCCACCGGCGCGCTCGCCCTGATCGGCCTGGTCGTCGGGGTGGGCGCACTCCGGGCGGCGATCGCCCCGGTCGCCGCGGCGCGGCCGATCTGGGACGCCGACACCACGGTGTACGCGCAACGGCTCGCCGAGGCGGTCGGCCCGAGTGGCTGGCTGCTGGCGTTCAGCGCGCTGCTGATGACGATCGGTGCCGCTCTGGCGCTGCCGACCACGATCCGGCACGAGGGCGCCGTCATCGGTATCGCGGTGACCGCCCTGTCGGTACCCGCTTCGCTGGGTCTGCCCTGGTCGGAGGCCCCGTGGCCGCTGGTGCTGGCGGCGATCGGCCTGGGTGCGGCCGGGTTGTGGGCGGACACCCGCCGGATCGCGATCACCCATGTGGCCGCGGCCGGGGTGGTCGGCGTCTTCGGCGCCGGTGCGGCGCTGAGCGCGTCCTGGCTGACCGCGGCGGTGCTGACCGCGCTGGCCGGGGCCGGGGTGATGGTCGCGATCGCGGCCAGACAGATCCCGGTGCGGCTGTTCGCCTGGACGGTCGGTGACTGGGCCGCGGGCGCTGCCGCGCTGGCCGTCCCGGGTGCCGCGGTGACGGCGGCACTCGCCGTCTCGGATCCGGGTGGCGGTCCGCCGCCGAACGCGGGTTCCACCGTCCCGGCGCTGGCCGCCGGGTTCCTCGCGGTCGCCGCGACGCTCAGCTACGCGGCCGTCTTCCAGGTGGCCCGGCGGGAGATCAGCCTGCCGCTGACCGCCGGGACCGGGCTGGGCGCGGTCGCGATGGCGCTGGCCGCGCTCTTCGCGCCCGGCGCCGAGGCTCCGGACGTCTGGGTGGGCGCGCTCCTGCTCACCGCGGCCGGCCTGCTGTTCTTCGCCAAATCGATCGACAACCGAGGGCGTACGGACCGGGTGCTGGACGGCCCGGACATCGCCGCCGCGGCCGCCACCGTGGCGATCTGTGGCGCTCTCGCCCGGGTCGCCGCTCTGGCTTTCCCCGCCGCGCCGCTGGCCGTGGCCGCGGTGATGGTGATGCTGGTCGGCATGGGCGTGATGGTCCTTCCGGACGACTGGCGTCCCGGCCCGGCCCGTGGTCTGGGAATCGCCGCCCTGCTGGTCGGCGCGATCGCCGGTTACCTGGCGCTGGTCGGCGGGCTGAAAGTGCTGTCGCTGCCCGGCCCGCTGTGGGCGGCCGATCTGAACGCTTACCCGGTGACCGCGCCGGACGGCGCGTGGCAGGCCCCGTTCGCGCTGGTCGCGATCGCGATCACGGCCGCGATAGCGATGCCCAGACCGTGGTCGCCGTACGCATCCGGGCTGGCCGCCGCTCTGGCCGCCATCGCCGTTCCGTACTCGTTCGGTCTCCCCTGGTGGTCCGCACTGGTCGTCGGCACGGCCGTCGCGGTCGCCTACGGCCTGGGCGCCGTCGCGGCGAACGAGGCGCACTCGGCGCGCGCCCGGGCCGGGGTCGCCGCCGTGGTGCTGCTGCACGCCACCACGGCCGGGCTGGCCCGCCCGTGGTCGACGGCGCTGGCCCTGCTGATCGTGGTGCTTCTCGGGGTGCTGGTCGCGGCGATGGCCCGGATCCCGACGCGGGCTCCGGCGACCTCGTTCGAGGAGTCCACGGAGACCCCTGCCGAGAGGGAGCGGGTGCTGCCCCGGCACCGGGCGCAGATCGGCGGCGCGGCCACCGCTTCGGTGCTGCTCGCCCTGCCGGGTTTCCTGGCCGCGATCGCCGCCGATCAGGGGCACGGCATCCAGGTGGTGCTGACCGCGGCGCTGGCCGGTTCGACGCTGGGCCTGGCGATCCTCGCCGCACTGGGCCGTTTCCTCCCGCAGTACCTCCCCTGGGCGACGATCGGTGTGGTGCTGGGCGCTTCGGTGACCGCACTGGCGTGTGTGCCGACCGACTATCCGGCCGCGCTGTACGCGGCCGCCGCGGCGCTGGTCGGGGTGCTCGCCGAGATGCTGCGCGCGGCGGTCCCGCCGCCATCGCCGGAGCCACGGATCGCCCGGTTCGACGACAGTCCGGCCGCCAGCCGCTACCTGCGGATCCGGCATTCCGGCTGGGGTGAGCGCTGGCTCGCCGATCCGGCCACCGGTGCCGTGATGCTGGCGCTGCTGCCCACCCTGTTGGCACTGTTCTCGCTGGCCCCGGCGTTGCGGGCGGCGCTGATCGACCCGCTGGACCAGCTCTCGGCGATCTGGGACGGACCGGTCCCGGCACTCGTCGATCCGGCCGTCGGCACCGTGGACGGCACCAGCGCCCTGGCGGCGATCCTGCTCACCGGCGCGGCGGCGCTCGCCGCGGTCGGGTTCGGCGGCCGGGCGGCCGAAGCGGTGCCGGTGATCCTGCCGGGTGTCGCGCTCACGCTGCTGATCACCCCGATCGCACTGGACGCCCCGTTCCCGGCGGCCACCGGGGCGGCGCTGGTGGTCTTCACCATCGCGATGCTGGGCCTGGCGCTGACCCCGCCGCCGGTCGCCGTCCGGGCACCGATCCTGCGGCTCACCCGCAGCGCGGTCTTCGTGATCGGCCTGCTCGCCGGAGGGGCGGGCCTGGCCGGGAGCCTGGCCCGGGAGCCGTTGACCCTGTTCACGCTGGGCAGTGCGGTCGGCGTCGGGCTGGTCGCGGCACTCAACGGCCGGTCCCGGGTGGCCCGGCTGCTGGGCTGGCTGTTCGCGGCCCTGATGGGGCAGATGTTCGTGCTCGCGGTGTCGCTGTCGGCCGGGCTGGAACGGCACTGGGCGGCGTTCGGGGTGCTGGCCGTGGGCGCGGGACTGCTGTCGCTGGAGGCGGCGCTGCCGCGGCTCGGGCTGACCCAGTACCGGGCCGAGGCGATCACCGTCGAATGGTGCGGTTACGCGTCGGCGGCCATCGCCGGGGTGCTGGCGTTCGGCTCACCGGCCCATCTGGCGGCGCTGCTGGCGGCCTGGGGCGCGGTGCTCGGCCTGACGGCGTCCCGGCCGGACCGCAGCGAGAGTCAGCGGCGCACACTGTTCTGGGTGGCGGTCGGGTTCGAGATCGTCGGCTGGTGGCTGTTCATCACACTGGCCGAGGTGGGGCTGCCGGAGGCGTACACGCTGCCGTTCGCGGCCCTGGCTCTTGCCGTCGGCGTGGTGGAGGCGCATCACCGGCCCGATCTGAGCAGCTGGGCGGCCTACGGCCCGGCGCTGCTGGCGGCGTTCGTGCCGACGATCGGGATCGTGCTGGCCGGCAACGGCGGCGACCTGCGGGCGGTGCTGCTCCTGCTGGGGGCGGTGATCACGCTGCTGATCGGGTCGCGGACCCGCCAGCAGGCGCCGGTGGTGGTCGGCACGGTCGCCACCGTGGTCGCGGCGCTGGCGTTCGCGTTCACCGTCGGCGGCCCGTGGCTGATGCTGATCCCAGTCGGTGTGGTGCTGCTCTTCCTCGGCGCCTCGAGCGAGAACCGGCGCCGTACCCAGGAATTCCGCGAGGTCCTGGCCAAGATGCGCTGACCGGTGTGGTGACTCGGGGTTTGTTTTGCGCCCCGAGTCACCGCGCGGTTTCAGCCCATCAGCTGCTTGCGCAGCGCCGCGTCCTTCTCCTCGACCATCTGTTCCAGGCCCTTCTGGAAGTTCGCCATCCGCTCGCGCAACGCGGAGTCCGCAGCGCCGAGGATCCGCACCGCCAGCAGGCCGGCGTTGCGTGCCCCGCCGATCGACACCGTCGCCACCGGCACCCCGGCCGGCATCTGCACGATCGACAGCAGCGAGTCCATCCCGTCCAGATATTTCAACGGCACCGGCACGCCGATCACCGGCAGCGGGGTCAGCGAAGCCACCATGCCCGGCAGGTGAGCAGCGCCGCCCGCCCCGGCGATGATGGTCTGGATGCCCCGGCCGGCCGCCGACTCGGCGTAATCGACCATCTTCCGCACCGTGCGGTGTGCCGAGACCACCCCGACCTCGAACGGCACCTCGAACTCGGCGAGCGCGACCGCCGCCGCCTCCATGGTGGGCCAATCCGAGTCGCTGCCCATGATGATGCCGACGCGCGGGGACATCTAAACGCCTTCCTGAAGCCACTTCGCGGCGCGGGCTGCTCGTGCCCGCACCTTCTCGAGATCGTCGCCGAGCACGGTCACGTGACCGATCTTGCGGCCCGGCCGGACCTGCTTGCCGTAGAGGTGGACGCGGGCGTCCGGCACTTCGGCGAACAGGTGGTGCAGCCGCTCGTCGATGCTGATGCCGCCGGGTTCGCCACCCAGCACGTTCGCCATCACCACCACCGGGGCGGCCAGTCCGGTCGACCCCATCGGATAGTCCAGCACGGCCCGCAGATGCTGTTCGAACTGCGAGGTCCGGGCCCCTTCGATGGTCCAGTGACCGGAGTTGTGCGGGCGCATGGCCAGCTCGTTCACCACGATGCCGTCAGCGGTCTCGAACAGTTCCACGGCCAGCAGGCCGACCACACCGAGCGCGTTGGCCAGATCGATGGCGAGCTGCTGCGCTTCCAGGGCGAGGTCGTCGGACAGGCCCGGCGCGGGGGCGATCACCTCGACGCAGATGCCGTCCTGCTGCACGGTCTCGACCACCGGGTAGGCCGCGACCTGCCCGAACGGGGACCGGGCCACCAGAGCCGCCAACTCGCGCCGGAGCGGGACCTTCTCCTCGACGATCAGCGGGACACCTGTCGACACCAGATCGTCGGCGGCCTCACGGGAGCCGACCATCCAGACGCCGCGCCCGTCGTACCCACCTCGGGTCGCCTTGGCCACCACCGGCCAGGAACCGGCCGCGAAGGCCTCGATCTCCTCGCCCGAAGTGACCCGCGCCCACCGCGGAACCGGGGCTTTCAAAGCCGCCAGGCGCTCCCGCATCAGGCCCTTGTCCTGGGCGAAGACCAGCGCCTTCGAACCAGGGAAGATCTTCACGCCTTCGGCCTCGAGCGCCTCGATGTGCTCGGTGGGCACCTGCTCGTGGTCGAAGGTGACGGCGTCGCACCCTTTCGCGAACTCCCGCAGAGCCGCGAGATCGGTGTGCGTGCCGATCGGCACATCGGCCGCGACCAGCGCGGCACTGTCATCAGGCTTCTCACTGAGCACACGCAGTGACTGGCCGAGGGAAATGGCGGCCTGGTGGGT from Actinoplanes derwentensis includes these protein-coding regions:
- the purE gene encoding 5-(carboxyamino)imidazole ribonucleotide mutase; the encoded protein is MSPRVGIIMGSDSDWPTMEAAAVALAEFEVPFEVGVVSAHRTVRKMVDYAESAAGRGIQTIIAGAGGAAHLPGMVASLTPLPVIGVPVPLKYLDGMDSLLSIVQMPAGVPVATVSIGGARNAGLLAVRILGAADSALRERMANFQKGLEQMVEEKDAALRKQLMG
- a CDS encoding 5-(carboxyamino)imidazole ribonucleotide synthase codes for the protein MDNRTGLPVVGMVGGGQLARMTHQAAISLGQSLRVLSEKPDDSAALVAADVPIGTHTDLAALREFAKGCDAVTFDHEQVPTEHIEALEAEGVKIFPGSKALVFAQDKGLMRERLAALKAPVPRWARVTSGEEIEAFAAGSWPVVAKATRGGYDGRGVWMVGSREAADDLVSTGVPLIVEEKVPLRRELAALVARSPFGQVAAYPVVETVQQDGICVEVIAPAPGLSDDLALEAQQLAIDLANALGVVGLLAVELFETADGIVVNELAMRPHNSGHWTIEGARTSQFEQHLRAVLDYPMGSTGLAAPVVVMANVLGGEPGGISIDERLHHLFAEVPDARVHLYGKQVRPGRKIGHVTVLGDDLEKVRARAARAAKWLQEGV
- a CDS encoding SCO7613 C-terminal domain-containing membrane protein — encoded protein: MAKADEPDHLDDQLSRIDASIADLKIRDMAAAAERTTIASKLQAAMFQRDILAHSHAQKQQKGAKVRRTAARRKTPGDFPPPPPPGMPHADRAEPEARAEPAVATESAPLLVDDPPPAERVAPPRPPRRPPLATMEHPPEASTQSVQNILLGLGALLLGVAAVVFAGVAVSNPFARTLILALITGIALAVAPGVARRGLSSTGETVAAIGLILLPMTLYALHDSPLIGGDVPLSLYLGVTFAITAVAAFAYAGATRLAAPRYATVIATQPVAPLLAYPLIQSPAGWGVALTAVALLDLLLLTTVIRTGRLVPRWPLGRPAATEDDLTRPESQPEEPDFVFAGARRSRWSLFPGPQAASPPSADWLRELTFALLCLACAGALLNSSVALLQAQVVADALRSGLILVAAALTGVAAARLLRNPFAMNVAGAVLTLAVIGAMARIAGVIAPNWSVVAAAATVAVAGAVVVQLPEAVRRGPQWASTGALALIGLVVGVGALRAAIAPVAAARPIWDADTTVYAQRLAEAVGPSGWLLAFSALLMTIGAALALPTTIRHEGAVIGIAVTALSVPASLGLPWSEAPWPLVLAAIGLGAAGLWADTRRIAITHVAAAGVVGVFGAGAALSASWLTAAVLTALAGAGVMVAIAARQIPVRLFAWTVGDWAAGAAALAVPGAAVTAALAVSDPGGGPPPNAGSTVPALAAGFLAVAATLSYAAVFQVARREISLPLTAGTGLGAVAMALAALFAPGAEAPDVWVGALLLTAAGLLFFAKSIDNRGRTDRVLDGPDIAAAAATVAICGALARVAALAFPAAPLAVAAVMVMLVGMGVMVLPDDWRPGPARGLGIAALLVGAIAGYLALVGGLKVLSLPGPLWAADLNAYPVTAPDGAWQAPFALVAIAITAAIAMPRPWSPYASGLAAALAAIAVPYSFGLPWWSALVVGTAVAVAYGLGAVAANEAHSARARAGVAAVVLLHATTAGLARPWSTALALLIVVLLGVLVAAMARIPTRAPATSFEESTETPAERERVLPRHRAQIGGAATASVLLALPGFLAAIAADQGHGIQVVLTAALAGSTLGLAILAALGRFLPQYLPWATIGVVLGASVTALACVPTDYPAALYAAAAALVGVLAEMLRAAVPPPSPEPRIARFDDSPAASRYLRIRHSGWGERWLADPATGAVMLALLPTLLALFSLAPALRAALIDPLDQLSAIWDGPVPALVDPAVGTVDGTSALAAILLTGAAALAAVGFGGRAAEAVPVILPGVALTLLITPIALDAPFPAATGAALVVFTIAMLGLALTPPPVAVRAPILRLTRSAVFVIGLLAGGAGLAGSLAREPLTLFTLGSAVGVGLVAALNGRSRVARLLGWLFAALMGQMFVLAVSLSAGLERHWAAFGVLAVGAGLLSLEAALPRLGLTQYRAEAITVEWCGYASAAIAGVLAFGSPAHLAALLAAWGAVLGLTASRPDRSESQRRTLFWVAVGFEIVGWWLFITLAEVGLPEAYTLPFAALALAVGVVEAHHRPDLSSWAAYGPALLAAFVPTIGIVLAGNGGDLRAVLLLLGAVITLLIGSRTRQQAPVVVGTVATVVAALAFAFTVGGPWLMLIPVGVVLLFLGASSENRRRTQEFREVLAKMR